The window TCAACACCCACCTGGGAATCGGTGAGCCTGCTCTTGCCCCTTGGTGGGGCTTTCTGTGGGACATAGCACGTACCTAGCAGGGGGGTGGCGTGCCTTCTCCTGAAGGTTGCAATGCCACATCTGGGGTTTGAGTTGTCACAAAAGCCATCGTGGCCCAGTAAGCAGGCGCTAGCTGAGTACTGGGTTCTGTGCCTGGCTCTTCTACTAACGTGTATGGAGGTCATAGGCAAATAACTTAATTGTCATGTCTTCATCAACTCTTCTGTCTTCTGTGGCCTTCTGAAGTCCTAAAAGCAGAAACTGCCTACTGGACTGTGTTCATGTACTGCTTAGTGCAGCAAAACCCTACTTCAGCAGTGAGGCTGTGACCTCCTGGACTTCACTGCCACTAACTCTGCCTTGCACAATTTTTGTGGGCTTGTAGATGTGTAAAAGAGGTATTCAGAGGCACTAAGTCTGCAGGGATACACACAGCTGAAACCTCTTGCTGACTCCTGTCTGTATCAGTGCTGATTTTGTGGCTGTTAGAGCTGGAGTATAAGAGGCCACAGCTGAGGATGGGGACAGCAACATGCTGGAAATGCACAAGAGGCTGAAATAAGGGGAGTCTTTCTACTGCCCAAGCACCCAGGTTTTGTAACAGTGAGGATTGGCTTCCGTGGGCCTTTAAAATCTGTGGGTTTTTGAACTGTGCTTTCCCATTCACCTCTGAGAGTAAACCTGAGGCAGCTGTAGGGAAGCAGGGCCCTCTGTTTGGTGCCTAAGGCTAGTATAGTGCTGACAGTTCAGCCAGGTCTTATGCCAATGATGGGCCCTGTTACAGGCTTTGCAGGTACCCCACACAGATTATAACAGCCAGGGCACTTCAACCTCCTGAAGTCACCCAAGCTTGTCCTGAGAGTGAGCCCCAATGCACAACGCCTGATTGATGTGAGGAGCAGAGATGAAATCCTCCTGcagttttttcttcccttccctgactGGATACCTACTTCTCTGTGTGACTACTTTGTCCCCAGTGTGAGAGTTTCATAGTTACCACAGGGTTCCCTCTGAACAGGCTGACTTCCTTCTGCTACTGGTAGACAAACCTGATCAGTAGAAACATTGAAACCACCTTGCCCGTCAATTCAGGAACACAGCTTGCTCGCAGCTCCGTTTGCTTTTGGGAGACCTTCTGAAATGTGTGAACTGAGAATTTGAAAATCACAGCAGAGAAGTCAAACATCTTAAACTAACAGACTCTGCAAGATTTCGTATCTTAATATTCCTAGGGAAAGCTTTCAGTTCTCCCCTCTTGACTCTAGATTGTTGAGAAAACATCTACAAGACTTGACCTGCAGAAAATAGAGCAATTTCCCACTGTCTTCCTTCCTTACTGCTGTATAGCTGTATACcgaaaatgctttatttatatCAAAATGAGGAGTGTTGTGTGTTGAGAGTGGGCCATGATCTCCTGACCTCTTTCACATAGCAAAAATAGTTCTTGCAGTGCTCTCCAAGTTGGTCTTATATTTTGGCTTGACCTGCTTATATATAACTGACTCTCCATTGAATTCTTGGTCAAGATTTCCACAGCCATGGTAACTGCCACAAGGAGACGTGCACAAAATAATTCTTACTGCTATGtctgtcagtttttttttatttttatttttcctgtgtgccTTCCCTGTCTGAACCGAGCACGAGATGCTAAATGTCTGgttgtgggctttttttgttttgtttaaggaATTTATTATTCATCTGACCCCTAACTTAGCCCTTTGCTACTGGTGGTTGGCTTGTGTATCAGGGTGAACAAACAGTGTCTGAGTGCTAATCCAAGGACAGAGTGCATAGGCCATCAATCTGAGTGTAGCAATCACTTGCTTTCTTCATGCTCTTTGCTTCTGAAGTGCTGGGTGTGAGTTGCTCGGTGCAACAGGTCTCGGGTATGTTATCTCCACGCTGCAGATAGTTGCCCTGAATCGTATAAAGGCTACATGGCTTGCCTGGAGCAAAGGGGATGGAGTGTCATAGTTGCAGCTGAATTTCCTGTTTCTCAAGACCTTGCCACAGGATAAATGGCAGACATGTTTGTGAGTTAGCAGCATTGCCATGGGAACcgtcactgatttttttttttaacttgtcaAATACTAAATTCTCTGTCATAATGTTCCATTAATGCAGtttggggagagggaaggaaccAGGTGCTGGGGTATTCATGTGACGGGAATAGCGAATGAATAAATGCCTTTATTTGAATGTGCAAGCTAAGGATTGGGCATTCCGATGTCTGGAGGAAACGCATTCTTTTCCCAGTGACCAAGGAAAAAGTAGGAGGCGAGATTGGAGAGGGTTTCCATAGTGGGAGACTTGCTGTTCAGGGAGTCAGTGGACTGTGCAGGCTTTGGTTCACGCATTCCAGTCAATTTTCACATGCTCCAGGGATGAGAGTCCCCTGCACCCTCTGGAACTCACAAAGTCTGAAATAAATGCCCAGGGGTGCCCAGGAGACAGTCTCGGTGGGCTCTTTCTGGATGACAGCAGGCTGGGCTGGGATCGGGGGCCGCTTTTTCACCAAACTCATCTCATATCAGCATCAGCGTGGGCTGTGCCCATCATCAAGTTCTTCTGCTGATCCTGCTGGCTGCCACCCATTTCAgacttctgtgtgctgctgtcatGCAGTGGGGAGAGAAAGGGGAAGTGTAGTTTGAGAATGTGCAGCGTCAGGTCTGAGTGTGTAATCAGGAAAGCATTGCTTGGTTAAGGCTGCTTGTAGCCCCAGTGAAGAGCTGTGTTTTAAGGAGGACTGCATGGGGATAGCATTGCTTGGGATAGGATTGGAGTGGAAGGAAAGCACTGGCCTGGGGGACCAGGAGGTGCTTTCAGTTGCCAAGAAACTAGTTTGATCATGAACCTTGCATCGAAGGCAAACAGTCCTGGTTCTGCTTTTGCCCAGGCATGTCTTCATCAGGTAACTAGCCTTCTTGCTACTCACCTCTGACTCTGCTCCTTCCAAGGAACCTGCTTGAGAACGGAGCTGGGATGTGGGCTGGGAGTCTCCCAAAGAGTGGGAGGAATCTGGCCCAAATCCCTGTGCCACTCCTAAGCAGGGGGAGATTGCTTGCAGGGTGAGTTGGATTCAAGAGGCTGTGCTGCGTTGTGTGGGAAGGCGACCTCGTGTTTTGTACTGAAAGGGTTTTTGAGTGAGGATCTGTCTTATGAAAGTAGACAGGGGACTGCTGTTGTAGGAGAGCTGAGAAGCTGAACTAAAATGGAGAGAGGAAGTGTGATGTGGTACCACAAGGTAGGTGCAGGTCATGACTGTAATCCTGCTTCTGAGCTGACTTGCTCTGTGCACCCATTCACATcactggtttttcttttctcagtccATGGTGTGAGACGTTTGGCTTCTGCTCAGGGATGCCCTGTGGTTAATCAATGATTTCCAGGCTTCTAAAAGTGGAAAGTCGTGATGTTAAATAAAATTTCCAGAGTGCATAGAGGTCAAGGTTTTTTTCTAATTGCCTTTAATTCTAATGGCCTCCTTTTGCTGTCCACTATGACTCAGTATTATGTGGTTGTTGGTGTATGAggtcaggcaaaaaaaaaaaaacccaccccaaaaaaaCTTGAGATGTGTgattctgaaaatgaagcaaaggaaTGGAATGTGTGAACTTCTTCCCTGTCACCCAAGGTTTAACCCAGAGTCTTGCAGTTGTGGCTACGAGTGAAAGAAATACACGGTGTTCTGAGGTCTGCATAAGTACTGTTCAGGCAGtgaggcagccacagcccatCATGTTGGTGCTTCAGGCTCCTCTCTGATTTGAATCCCACTAAAATTGTTTAAGTGGACTACAGTGACGAGATGTATCTGAGAAAACTGACTTCAGGGATGCCACACAGTAAGGCATTTATCACACTGCTTTTTAATAATTGGGTATTCTGCTTACAGTTACTTTTCTCTGTCATGACGCGTGCTTCAGCACACGTCATGTGCACTGGTGAGCCACCCAGTTTAGTTCTGTAACCCAGCTCCTTGCCTCCAGTAAGGGCTTGTAGCATCCCCCACTGACTGCAGCCTTAGCCTTCTGTCCAGTAGATTTCTCTGGTTCCTGCTCCAGACAGGGAATCCACAATTATGGACTGTTAAAGCTACTGTTTGGGTAAGTTGAGGACTGGCAAACTGCAGGATCCAGGTTGCCCTCCACACCTGGATGTGCATTCTGTGTAGGTTGTTAGCAAATACGgcttatctttatttttttttgatgtGTGGTGTGTAATCACAGCTGTCTGAGAGAGTGTACATGCCAGCCTTCACCCAAATGCAATACGGccactttcttttccctgcttcCTCCACAGCATCTGAGTGTCTCCCAGCCAGTCCTGTAGTTATCTTTGGCAGCAGCCTGATGAGATTAAGAAGCATTAGCCCCTCTAAAGTGGGCAACTTGAGGCAGTGAGGTCAAAAAAAGCTGTTACTTCAGCACGTTCAATGTAAGATAGTGTGGGGATCAGCAAGGCTTCTTTCTTCTACGCTCCTGTCTTAGGCCATAgcatttttacagtatttcatGTGCTTTGAAGTCAAGGTGCTTTCCTCTTAAACCTGAAGTGATAGaacctccttttcttttgcaacCACGGtcactttgtcttttttttccttcccctgcctCCCTTCCCCTAACATTTCTAATGTGCCAAGCCCCCTGATCCACAAAAGCACTAGGAGGGATGCAGGGGGAAGGAAGGCCCACAGTGAGTTGCAGAGCTTCTGTGTCATAACCATCTTGAGCAAACTTTTGGTTTAAAATGGCTTGGTCCTGCCAGAGAACAAATTCAGTGgggaatatttttgtttgggAAACAAAACTTTGTGTTTTATAAGGATCCACTTTTCAATGTGATTTTATAATGGCACATTAAGGGCAATCCTCCCCTTAGTAGAGCTGGTCGTGTCAGTTATACAGTCACCGTCATTTGGAGGGGAACCTTTTTGGTCAAAGTAtgcctttttcttccacatcttGAAAAGCTACCGATCCAGAAACTTCCTTGCACAGTATTACCTAACAATATTACCTGTTAAGCTTCTCTTAACTGTCAGCACAGCTGTTTAACTTAAGGGGTCACCAGTTCCTTGTTTCTGCCCTGTGTAAAGAATATCAGCAGGTTAAGTGGAGTATGTGTTTGACAGTGTAGTGTTGGGCTTGTTTCTGTGAGCTTTGCCTTTCTATGACTGTCTTTGCCATGACTAATCCCTGTGCTGAGTATCATTCTGGGTGGAGAAGTGCAGGTGCCCTTCCTCTGTGACAGGAAAGAGCGAGCATGCGGTGCTGCTGTTGTGTGAATTAAGGCTCCTCCAAGTGAGGATGTAGGCCAGTCCACTTCGTAAATAGATAATTGTTCTCTTGTGAGGAGTACTTTAACTCTGCGATATGAACAGGCATTTTTACTGGGTTTTCTTTTATCCTTAAAACTAGGGCTTTTCTGTCCTTATAGAACCACCAAAGAAGAGAGGAGGGATtgtttctttgattctgtgttCACCTCCAAAGCTGTGGAATTGCCAAAGCAGTTCTAGTCTCCACTCACTCCTTGCCCCGTGTAACTTTTTCCCTACAGAACAGAGTCGTCGTGATGACCTGGAGAGCCTGGGCTATGTGCTCATGTATTTCAACCTGGGCTCGCTGCCCTGGCAGGGCCTCAAGGCTGCCACCAAGCGCCAAAAGTATGAGAGGATCAGCGAGAAAAAGATGTCAACGCCCATTGAGGTGCTCTGCAAAGGGTACCCTTGTAAGTGCTCTGATTTTGATGGCTGTGTTGTCTGATGCATGGCTTGCCCACCTGCTGAAACTTCATGGAGTCTTGAATAATGAAGGCCCAGACCCTGATGTGCTGCTGACACCAgtgaagaaaagtaaaagagaCCTTTGGTGATACAGTTCTGGCTCAGAAGTGGGAAACAGATGTTTTAGTGTTGAGCTGAGCCTTTTGTTAGTAAGGGCGTGAGGGTGCTGGGAAGGATCTTTCAGAATCTCAGAAACATTCTGGAAGGAGGGTGGGCGGTGGGCAGTGAGGTGAGAAGATGTGCAGTTGATCCTGAGTTATTCTGGATAATAGGAATTAGGGTCAACCAAGATGAGTTCTAGAAATAACCAGGCACTGGAATAGAAAGTGCAATTCATTGTAGAGAGACGTAGAATAATGTATGTGAGGGGAGAGTAGAAGGCTCAAACTTTGTGTCACGCAGAAACTAGTGAGCTCTGACCTGACAGGTGTCACTCAGCAGTGAGCTGTTCCACTTACAATAGATGGTTCTGTGAAACAGCAGATTTGCACTTAGTGGCTACTGAGGAAAGCGGATCAGGTGTAAAGGATTactagaaagagaaaaagcacaaacagTACGCATAAACCCACGGCCAACTCACACCCTACTTGCACTGTACAGCTCTGGTCCTTCCTCTCTTTCAGAACTGGTGCAGTAGGTCTGGAAAAGGTCCAGGAAAGACCAGAAGGATGATGAGCAGTAAGGTGACTTCTACTCAAGCAGCTAATAAGCAAACTGGAATCTGGAAAGGAAATGGTTAGAGAGGAGATGATCAAAGTCTGTATTCTCACTGTGCCTCCAGATTGTTGGATGGGAgcagatttcttttccagttcaaGAACTGGAGCGGCCAAATGAAGCTGGCTTTTGCCAGCTTCAAAACAAAGTTAGAAGTTTCTTCATGCAGACAGTAGGAGACCCGTAGAACTTCCCAGAAGATGTTCTGGATGCTTAAAGGAGAGGCTGGACATTGATGTGGAAGAGGGATCCACTGAGGGTTattaaataatcagaaaaaaacaccaaaatccAGAAGTTCCTGAGCTGAAAATGGGTCAAAGCTGGGCTAGTGTCCATGGGAGCATCAGACATGCTTGCCCTGGTGTTCATTTTTGGTAGCTGTCTACTCCTGATCACAAGCTACTGGACTAAGAGGACCTCTGGTCTGAGCTGAGTGCATCTCCTCTTACACAATTCTATCCCTTCCCTTTCTAAACAGCATCAGTCGTATTCATATCGTGCAGGCCTGCATTCCTCTCCTTCAGCAAACACTGTGACTTGCTGCCTCTTGCTTGAAGAAGCAGACAGAAGAGGGATTTGTGAACATTACCTCTTGTAAAAATACTGATGGAGTCTTCTCTGTGGCTAGAGCACTATGACCTTCAGAGTCCGTTTTCCTTCTTAGCCAGCTCTGTGTTTGTGCTGTCCTGACGCAGCACATTGCTGCTGAGAAGCTGTGGTAGATCGATCTCCAGTGGGTCTGGGGAACATTGTCTAACAAGTGGCTGTTCTCTGCTCTCTCCAGCTGAGTTCTCAACATACCTCAACTTCTGCCGCTCGCTGAGGTTTGATGACAAACCTGACTACTCGTATTTGCGACAGCTCTTCCGTAACCTCTTCCACCGCCAAGGCTTCTCCTACGACTACGTCTTTGACTGGAACATGCTTAAatttgtgagtgtgtgtgtgtgtagggaAAGTGCTGGGTGGGATGTGGATGGGTTTTATGGCATGGAGATAtgggaggaaaataagaaactgCCTGTCATTTGTACTTCCCCCCAGTGATCAACTTGGGAAAGGGAACCAGGTAGAGGCAGAGTTGTTCCACAGTGCTAACTGGGGTTGGGATACAGCTACAGTTCTAGCAGTATACTGATGCAACATGTGGATCAGTAGATAGATCTCTTGCTGTATAGTTAGAGATCTCCCCTCAGAAGGAGTGGGTTGCAGTAGCAGCTATGGTACCATGTGCTTTCATCTGTACTTCTCTGTGGGGGAGAACAAAGGCCCTCTAGATGGAGTGGAAGGTGGTGAGAGGAACTTGTTTACAGGAtggagctctgctttcctgctgtgttCAAACACcctggattttctttctgctgctgctgtctctctTAACTGACAGCCATGTGGGATTTCTCTTTCTGCCCCAGGGAGCAGCCCGAAACCCTGAGGATATGGATCGGGAGCGGCGAGAGCACGAGCGAGAAGAAAGGATGGGACAGCTCCGGGGGTCAGCCACACGAGCACTGCCCCCTGGCCCACCTGCTGGAGCCACTGGCAACCGTCTTCGCAATGTCGCTGAGCCCATGGcctccacccccacctcccGAATCCAACAGTCCGGTGAGCAGGATGGGAGGGCTGGGAGAATGTGTGCTGCCCCTGTTCGTCAGCTGGATGCTATAACTGTTGACCGGTGTTGTCTCCCATTTCTGTGCCTCAACAGGAAACACGTCCCCCAGAGCAATCTCGAGAGTGGACAGGGAGCGGAAGGTCAGCATGAGGTTACATCGAGGAGCTCCTGCCAACGTCTCCTCATCCGACCTCACAGGGAGGCAAGAAGTGTCACGGATTTCAGCATCACAGGTGAGCCCCTGCCTGGGTGTTCCACAGAGACTAAGGGCCCTGCAGCAGGTTTCACCTGATGTGTTAGAGCTgatgtgagggcacactgcCTGAAGCTTCTGCAGCACCCTGGGGAGTGGTACCAGGTTACGGCTTCACTCTTCAGTTGTATGCTTTCTGCAAGCTGTGCCTAGCATGGTCttagctctgctttgctcagtTAAAGCCTTCACCTGGTTGTCTTCCAGACTGCAATGGTTTGAAGTGAACCTTGGGAGGGGTGATATGTGAGAGAAATGCTCAGTCCCTCTGTTTTGCTGTCCATgccctttcttcatctcttgcatattcttcctcttcttttgtAGACAAGTGTGCCATTTGATCACCTTGGGAAGTGAGGAGCAATTGCCACTGGACCAGTGTTTGCTTAGGTGAGTGCCTGGGATCCTGCAAGGAGGGGATTGCTAGCACCAGGGATTAGGTTAAAGCCTTGATGTAACTGTGGGGGATGGGGgcatttcctttcccctttgctTTACTTTGAGGTGTTTTTTGGCTTTGGGAGGAAGAGCAAAGTTTTGCTGCCAAAGCCTTGGGGATGAATTATCTTGGCTGTGAAAGTAGCTTCCGTTTTtcctggagggaagggagggtAGAGaaggtgctgggctggggagcCATTTTCTTAGTTCCTGATGAGTGCTTTTCTGGCAGTGTGATGGTGGGGAGGAGTGTGCTGAGCTAGTATTAAAGTGTAAAACTTGGCACAGCTGAAGAGTATCTCATCTAACTGAACAAGATAACTGAGGGGtggcaggagagcaggagaaaaaggTGATTTGGTTAGTTCTGCTCCAGTTGGTATTGAAGTTACTGGGGAGAGCCTTGTTGCCtaacttccttttctctttctctctctctctttatttttttttaattcctttgatTTCTAGTgtcttcactgtatttttcttttaaaaaacaaaaaaccccaaaaaacaaacaaacaacttaaaaaaaaaaaaaaaacccaacaaaatcacacacaaacacacatgaaaaaaaccaacccaacaaacgacaacagattttctttttgccaaCGAGGAGTCGAGCTGTACCCTGTGCTGGTGCGAGCCATTTCCGAGAGGGCTGCCTGCGTTCCCCCAGTGTGAGCACCTCCAAGGAGCCGACGACGTGGGAGCCGTGCAGAAACACCTCCGtgcagctgcccccagcccacccGGGCCCTTTGCTGCCTGCCCGTACCCTCTCCTGGTTTTtagtttcttcttccttctttctcccctcccctttgGGTATCTcctgctttgttattttttttttattattattattttcagatcaTATGGTTTCTAGCCATATACATTTTGACtttgctctcctttttctctgagGGCAGGGGATTCGGGGGGAGGggatttgcttttctgttctgtcctTTTCAGGAGACTTATGGGCTGGGAAGGAATCAGATTTCAGCCACACTCGATGATagaagtctgattttttttttttttattgtaataacagaatttattttctcaagcATTAAACACATTCTAAGCTGTGAGGGGAATCGTGGCAACGGCCTCATCGCTGACTCGGGCTTCCTTTCCTTGGTGGCTTCTCTGCGTCTTGGTTCCAAGTGGCTCTCCATGCCAAGACACCCAGAGCTGAAGTACAGGGAGATGAGAACCCacttcccatccctgcagcgGAGTCTCTTTTTGTCTGGCTGTGcgtgtttttctatttttattttttaatttgtaattaaaCATGTTTTAATTCCTCGGAGACAGCGcgaggagaagagagggctaCGCAGCAACTCACGGAGCGGTGGCTCttgctctctctccttccctccgGCGGCCCCGGTGAGATCCACCCTCCATGCACaaccccttcccttcccctcccccccccacttttAGTTGTTTTTAAACTATAATTTAGGAATACTCGAGCTGCCCCGTGGCGCTTGGGGGCTCAGAAACACAGCGCTGACCACTGCGACCtgtggcctgtagcagacacACTGTCACTGGAGTGTGGGGCCCGTGGGTTGTGGGCagggcgggggggtgggggagtcTTTTCGTTCGTTCGTTTTTATCCTTTCTATTTAACACTTCGGTTTTATTCCTccctggtttgtttttttttttttcctaatttatttACCCCTCTtactgtctctctctctctctctccctcttttttttttttttaattaaagagcGAAACTTTTTATTactttgtaatttaaaaaaacaaacaaaaaaaaaaacctgaagaactttgggggggattttgtacttttttcctgtgtaaatATTGGACTTTTTTGAGCTTTATCGTGGTTGTTAATTTGAAGTAATAAAGTAGAAAATGATAAAGTGACACCGGCATCCCTGCCTCCTTCCTCTCACATCAGGGCCGGGCCCCAGGgaagcactgccctgcagcccacCCTATCCTGACTTCCAGGAACGGGTATGAGTAGAATTAGTGGAAAAATggaactaaaaataaatcattgtgCCCCAGGATGGGCCGCAGCCTGAGTGGCACTGTGTGAGATACGATGCGGGGCCTTGCTTCTTGGGGATCCGAGTTGATCGTTGTAGGGCAGCAGGCCGAGATCCTTCCCGTGATAAAGCAGAGGAATTTGGGATTTGTGCTTTCGTGCGTCAACCTGAAACCGAGTCGTGAAGGAACGGCACCGTTGGGCTGAGCTATCTGAGAGGCGCGCTGTCCCTTTAAGAGCGGGGCGGTGACGTCATCCCCCGCGCCCCGCCCACTCCCTCCTCTGGGGACGGCGCATGCGCAGCTGGGGAGGGCCGGACGGGGAGGGCCCGGCGTCGCCATGGGCTGGTGAGGGCCGTGCGCGCCCGCCTGCCCCAGCGCCGCTGCCGGCGCCCGCCCGCGGGGCAGCGGGGCAGGGCCCGAGCCCAGCgtcgggccgggccgagccTAGCCCCGCCCGCAGGTAAGCcgggctgggggaggagggtggtGGTGCCGTGGGGTGCCTGAGGGCGAGGGAGCCCGCAGTCCCTCGCTCAGGCGGCCTCTGCCACCTCCAGGGCCTGGTGGGGCCTGTGCGTCCCACGCAGCTCCCTTCCCTCAGGGCGGTGCTGCCCACACAGACGCGCTGCTGCCGGCTGCCACCCTCCCGCTGTCGCCTCCTGTGGGACTGTGCAGGGCGGTGAGTGCCAGGCGTGGGTCTGCCCTGCTCCGTGGGTGCTGTGTAGGTGTACGTGGAGGCTGTCAGCGTGCTTCCCTACCGCGTGTGGGTTGGGAGCCTGCTGGAGGTTCTGGTTGCCTTGCGAGGAGTGATTCAGGCTCGGCAAGCTGAAGGAATGGGGACGCTTGTGTGCGATGCTGGGTTCTGGTGAGTCGTAATCCAGGAAAAGGGATGGAGTGGGTTTCAGACGGCTTTGTGAAAGCTCCTTGGAAGGTGGTGAAGCTGtcagagggggaggaggagatgcGGAGATGGAGAGGAGATAGCAAAGGTGGGAGCGTTGTGAAGAAACTTTGGAAACATTCTTGCCACGTATGAAGCTCAGTCAGAAGTAATCACTGAAGAAGACAGACTTCCTCCTAGAGAAGCACTGAAGATAAGGCATAATCAGTGACAGAACAGCATCTGCAGGgtaaatggaaatgttttgtcctgagaagctgtgggtgccccatccctggaggttcaaggccaggttggatggggccctgggcagcctgagctgctggctggcagccctgcccacggcgcagggtgggactgggtgggctttgaggtctcttccaacccaagccattttatgattctatggaatgTCAGTTTCCTATTCTTTACTAAATATGCAGTAATCAATGAAACTTTAACCAAGCATACATCCTGCTAACAAAGACTTGACTTTTGTTTGACACAATAGTTAACTATTCCGCTGAACTCGCATTGCTGGAATTTCTCCTGGAGTCCAAGAGCTTAGCATTCTTCCCAAAAGGGGCCAGAAATATCTTTAGAAACATTCCTGTTATTTAGATTCGTTATATTGAAGAATTGTGTTTGTGCAGTAGTTTGGGAAAATTCACACTTTCAGGATGCTACTGACACTAAACACTGGGGCTTAAAGGAGTGGTGCAATGATGATGAAGATATCCCACAGCTGTCTTCTTCGGGAGTCCTCAGGATGATGGGATGGTTGTGTGTCCACTCTGATCTAATGGAGGAGCTTTTAAGTACTTAACACCACTGTTACTATTGCGCTGCAAACCTTAAGTGACACGTGTGCAGCATGTGGCTGTTTGCACGTCTGGAACAGCGGTGGTTTGGTGTGGCTCTGAAGAGATAGGGAATGCACTGCTACTGAAGTCAGTGTTTTGAATTGGCTTGTGGTGTGCCTTGAGTCTCTACAATCTGTTCTAGCAGGCTGTTTGGGGGAAATGGGCACAGGGGAGAGTGCCTTCCAGTCACTTGGGTGCTGGATGTACTTTAATTTGTCAGCCTCATTGGGACACATAGCACTTAGATGAGAAAGGTTCTCAGATGTGCATGGACTGGTCAGAAGATGAATTTTAGCTGGTTTGGCATAACGGCAATATTCTGAGCTTGCTTGTTCCCTAAAGAATTGA of the Gallus gallus isolate bGalGal1 chromosome 1, bGalGal1.mat.broiler.GRCg7b, whole genome shotgun sequence genome contains:
- the CSNK1E gene encoding casein kinase I isoform epsilon, which produces MELRVGNKYRLGRKIGSGSFGDIYLGANIATGEEVAIKLECVKTKHPQLHIESKFYKMMQGGVGIPSIKWCGAEGDYNVMVMELLGPSLEDLFNFCSRKFSLKTVLLLADQMISRIEYIHSKNFIHRDVKPDNFLMGLGKKGNLVYIIDFGLAKKYRDARTHQHIPYRENKNLTGTARYASINTHLGIEQSRRDDLESLGYVLMYFNLGSLPWQGLKAATKRQKYERISEKKMSTPIEVLCKGYPSEFSTYLNFCRSLRFDDKPDYSYLRQLFRNLFHRQGFSYDYVFDWNMLKFGAARNPEDMDRERREHEREERMGQLRGSATRALPPGPPAGATGNRLRNVAEPMASTPTSRIQQSGNTSPRAISRVDRERKVSMRLHRGAPANVSSSDLTGRQEVSRISASQTSVPFDHLGK